The DNA window tgccCCTTTCGAGTCGCCGGACTTTCCATTTTCCTGCTTGGGTGCTGTCCCACCAATTACCCAAAAAAGATCATGTGCATCACGTTAATCAAGCGTTAATTTTCCCCTCAAATAcaggaaaaacaacaacactTCACAGTTGTTTATGTTAATTACTCGCCGGAGGAAAAGTTGCagcaacacaaacacaaatgcTCGAGGCACAAATTGGGTTTTGGGTCACCGAACCCAGTCGACAATTAATTAGCATAGGCCATGGTGTACCATGCACAATATGATAGGATACCAGCCACCCTCCTCCCGAAGACCTTGCGCCATAAAATATGTCTAATATTTTCCCCATAAATTCCACTTGCAGATGGTGAAGGCGATGCTAACGACGAAGGCGCTGCGTACGAAGAAGATGATGTAAAAGCCACATCGCCATATCCCCTTTCTCTTCTCTCCAAACGAAAGCGAAATCCCAGCTGGGAAACTCCGGCTCCAAGTAAAACCGAACCAGAAACCGAAAAAGCCCACGACTGGCGTTTTGAGTTTCGTTGGACTGTTGGATTGCCGcactgaaaccgaaactgcATTCTTTCGACTCATATTCATACCATACGACACATATCGCGCACGGAATCGAACATGAGATTGTCGCCGTGCTTATCGGTGGTCAGTGGGAACCTGCCcgcgctgctcctcctcctggtgGCCAGCGTCGCCCTGGTTCTCGCCGAGCGGGACTTCAATGTCAACGACTCCCAGGTGAGTAATTTCCCTCCCCATGTGGGTCATTTTGAACCAAATTTAGATTGCTTTGATGGATGATGGTATACAGACTTTCTTTGAACCACAATGTCGCCATTCTTAAGATTAGATTGGCACCGCgataaaaagcataaaaatatGTCGTAATTTTGAAGTACCTAATGGTTTTTGTAGGTGCTTTTGCATTCGCTTATAGCCTGAAAAAAATGCCATGAATGAGTAAAATAAGAATACATTATAAATCTTTAAAGCGTTATTGAATGAAATTACGTTGAAAACTGTTTAATGGTACTATCAAATTACCCATATATGATTTTCTTTTCCAAAAGTTTATATTTTCGTGACAAGAGAAAGAGCTTAATTAAGATAAAAGCTATTTACCACTGTATAAATATGATTCGATTTATTAggatcttttttatttttatatatcttaATCTCCGCTTCTTTTTTCAAGGTGCCTGTTATAGAGCCAAAGGATGTGCCCGCCTACAAGCAGGATCCGTATGTTACGGAGCTGATGAGCTGCCAAAATACTCCGAGCGAGATAGTGCTTTCGCTTCTTCTGAAAAAACACGACTGGAGTGAGTTGACTGCCACAAAACGAGCTCATGTCCAAGCCAAGCTGGCCAAGTTCTTTGCCATACCCAAGGTGAGTTGGCACTTGAAAGGGAAAACGCTTAATGGAAGGCTAATTTCATGATCTTTATAGGAATTCATATCCCTGGACTCGGTGTCCAAGCGTGAGTTGAAGTCCATGCACAAGTTGGCCATGCGTAAAGGAGGCAAGGGCAACAAGAATATCGAGACCCTCAACCGAAGACTAGGACGCGCCAGTTTCATGgttgttattatattttactttatagaaaatataggttttttattaaaatcccTTTCCTGTACAGATCGGCTGTGGTCCCAGCTACTTTGTGATGGGTGAGCCGATAGCCAAGCAGATTGCCCACCAGATGAAGGATGGCACTATTGGTGCTTTGACCGAGGAGAACTTTGGCCTGTGGTTCATTTGGCGAAAGGAATTGAAATCAAGGTGGGTAGACAGAAAGGAGTGATATTGAAAGCTTGACAAAAGACATGGAAAGAATTTCGAGATAACTAATCGGTTCTTCACCTCCAGATCGAACCGCAAGCGACGTCAGTCCGAGGGCTCTGGTGCTGATGAGGATGACTACGACTATGGAGATGATGACGACGAAGTATCGTGAGTATCTAGCGTTTCACCTGAACGTGACACATTGGTAATTCCGGAAACCTTTCGCATTTCTTTCCATGATGGCTTGAAGTAGTGAGCCTCCTACGGAAGTGCCGCCAGTGGCCACACATGCTCATCGACATCATCACGGAGCGGTGAGTTTTGAGGCTAATTCTGAGCCATTTCGACATACTTGTTTCGGTTTCTCTGGGTGTTTTCTTTATCTGATACTGATATACCATACGTTTAAACGAGAATACCTGCGGTTCATACATACTCATTTGTTTAACCACACACGCTGAACATCTGTATGTATTACGTGTTTGGATCTGTATGGATCGCGTTGGACTTACTGTCTAGATTCGTTTTTGATTTCCGGAAGCCTTTggttctgtttgtttttatactgCACTTTGTTAATAACCGCAAACCAAAACGACACTGTACTACACATGCATCTCAATGGAAACCACACACAAAATACACACCCACATATGTACACTGAAAATAACTATAATTCATCATACGGTGTATACgttttttcttctctttttgcTATCTTCCTCTCGTTCTCTCACTCTGTCTGTGTATCTCGATCTCATTGTGTTAATGTTATCAACCAAAAATCAACAACCAAATATTGTAAACTATGTATAAAACCAACTCGAACTCGCCTCGAAAACTAACCAAATCGCATCATTCACTGTGACTAAACCGAAAGTCGGAGGTGTCCATGCTGGAGAAGATAGTATCGCCCGATGCACCCGTCTCCGTTTCATCGGAGGCTCCCCTGATACCCAATGTGGAGGAGGAGATCGAGGAGAGTGTCTCCAAGTTGGAGTCGGTGATCAGCAAGACCATTGAGAACACCAAGAACATCAAGGAGCTGACGGTACTGGGCGATCccgaggaggatgaggaggaagtggagctgcagcagctgggAGTTCCCATGGCCGTGGAGATTCTGCCGGAGGAAGGCACTACGAGAGCCACGGAAATGGTAAATCCCGCTTACTTGgaggaaaatggaaatcagGTGGACGCCAGGCCACAAGCTGCCTCAGAACTGGACTCCCTGGCCACGCCTACGCCCACGCCCTCTGTGTCCGCCCCCGAAACACAGAAGCCATTCTCACCCTACGATGCCATTTCCTCGGTGtcttcgtcgtcgtcgtcgtccgtAGCTTCTGCTGGAGAAGCTGGAGTAGATGCCTCTTCGGTGCCGCCCCCTCATCCGCCCCTGCCCACTGACCTGCCCACAGAGCAAGACAGCACCTCCGCCTCCGTCTCATCATCATCCCCACCCCCATCCTCATCCCACTCACCGTCATCACCCCCATCACTAGCCACTCAACCAACTACATCATcatcaacaacagcaacaatctCAACTACAACAGCTAcatcaacagcaacaactacatcaacaacaacaacactcTCTGAATCGCCAAAGGTAATGATGTCGCTtctgtgtatgtgtgtgtctGTACACGAACGAGTGTCCTTTTGCCTCGCCGTTATGTCTGTGTGCGTGTCCCATGTCCTTGTGTCCCCGTTGTCACATGTAAAACATCTCTTCCACCTCCTTTTTGTCGCTCTCTGTGAGGAGTTAGCCTAGCTTACACACATCTCTCTACATAAATTGATATTGTGTTTTATTGCCTTTTGTCCTGTGTAAATGTAGCGTATCCTGCAAAAAGTGAAGCCAAACTCCACAAAATGACTGCACATTTATGGAGGTGCCGTAAAAGATTTTTGTGGAGTTGGCTGGTGCTTAAAGTAAATGTTAGCTGACTAGATAGCAAATAGTGGTAAAGATAAGTGTACATACTGTTTTTTATAGCAGGTAGTTTTTAGTAATGGAGGCTAGAAGGATTCAGCCTTTTGTATATATCCTAACTTTGTAATAAATTCTATACCTTGAAGTTTAAAGGCAtagaactaaaaataaaaactgaccAATAAGAATAGCAATGTAcctatcaaaaatatttaaaatgactATATTATAGTAATACTACAGTAATTACTGAAGAACAAATACTATTTCCAAGTACTTTAATATACCTACTATAGTAACACTACCACATTACGCATAATTACTATTACTACTTAGTAGAACTACTGTTAATACTATAATAGTAAAATTATTCGAACTATAGTATTACTAGTATTACCATTACATCGTAGTACAATTTATAATACTACTATAGAAACACTACTATTACCTCTATAGTAAAGTCACTAATTGTACTATTACCTCGATTgtaattatacaatttttatattgctACAATAGTAAAACTACTATTACTTCTGTAGTAAACGTACTTTACTACAATAATAATAGTATTACTAGTATTGTAATTCTACTATATTGTAGTATAACTTATATTGATACATATTACTAATGTTGTATAGTAATACTACTATTAGTACTATAGTAATGCTACTGTTTCTATTAGAGTAATAGCCTCTACTATAGTAATCCTACTTTTGGTActataataatacaattatTACCTCGAAAGTTACTACAAACTAGTAACTTATGTGCTTTGTTGTGGCAAGCGTAACTATTTCATTGGTTTTGATTTACAATTCAATGGTACACTTAACTATTTATTGGTCAATTTGCCGATAGAGCATTTTTGTGTGCAATTAAAGACTAGTAGTTAGGGTTTCAGTTGCTCAGGGACTGAGAAGATCTTGatccccaccccctttttgcCGCCCCCTTGAGAAACCGTACTCATTTTTGCTACCCATTAAACACCAAATGCAGCCAAATACTGTGCTTAATGAGCTCGAGCTGAGCACCCTGCTGCCCTTCGACGATTTTGAgggcacagcagcagcagcagcagaaacacCAAATGCAACTGCCACAGCAGCAaccgcaacagcaacaactgcaactgccactgccactgcaacaacagcaggcGAAAGCGAATTTCATATAGAGTCCACAACGCACCGCACTAATAGCTCTAAGGTGAAATCTCGCAATCGCAATTGAAATCGCAATTTAGATCTAAGCCATAGATTTGCACCTCCACCCGCTCTGACAACTCCCTCAACTCCGGCCCTCTCTCTTATGAAACCCCCAACCCCCAACAAAACCCGATTGTCTCACCGTTTATCCCGAATCCAATTAGGGGAAATTGCTTCCAGCCAAATGCACTTAGCATGTAAGGGCAGGCAATTAGCGAACCAGAGCTCCTGCATGAGGTCCTTGGTCCCTGGTATCTGGTTCCTGGTCCCTGGTCCCTGGTAATTGCATGTCCACTATGGAGCACTTGTATCCGTATCCGTACCGCATTGGTTGTACTAACACTAACGTTAACACTCTAACACACTCACTCTGCCTGCCTCCTTAGCCGATGACTTTGCAGCATGACACTTAGCCAGCCATCTGTCGCCAATTAGGCAACTGACTAATAATGATTTCCCTGTTATTCCCAGGAAGGAGAAGCAGAACCTGAcgccatcagcagcagcagcaacaatagcCTGGCCAATAATGAGGTAACATCAGCCGTAGTCCCCTGGCAACCAAAAAGTCTCCACTAATAGCATAAAATTCCCCTTGCCAACCAACAGCAGTCTACGCCCGCCACGCCCTCGtcctcgctggcctcgaccaCGGCCTCCACTCCGGagtccagcagcagcagcaccttcGTCTCACCCGACTACGTGGAGCCGCAGCCCGAGGAGAACAGCCCGCCCATTATCAAGACTCGTCTGCAGAAACTGGCTGTCACTTCGGGCAAGGCGTTCACCTTCCATGTTCTACCAGATACCTTCTTCGATGCCGAGGATCAGGGCAATCTCCGCCTGGCTCTGACCGACAAGGATGGCCACGAGCTGAAGGCCAACTCCTGGCTGCAGTTCAACGCCGACAAGCGGGAGCTCTATGGCCTGTGAGCagaatgtttttttatatatgtttattaagATTGTTACTTATAAATCCTATTATCACCCTAGACCCCTGGATGACACTGTGTCCCGCTGGCAGTACCGCCTGTCGGCCACGGATTCCGGCAATGCCAGCGTCACGGAAACGGTGGAGATCAGCGTGCAGCAGCATCGGGCGGTGAGAACCATCAACCATGAGGTCAGCATTGTGGTGCGCATCAACGAGAAGCCGGGCCACAACATCGACTGGCAGCTGAAACTCATAAATGCAGTGGCTAGAACTCTGGATGACTCCAGCAACTCGGCGGTGGTGGTACGTGAAATCCGACAGACGCCCCATGATCCTCACAGTGCCACCTTCGTATACTTCAATGAGACACTGCCCACCGCCGAGTGCCCCGAAAAGGAATTGCACGATATTGTCCAGCGTTTGGATGCACAGAGACTGAGTGATTTGGTGCAGCCGCAGTTGGGCATTAAATCCATAACCGGCCAGCTGATCGGATCCTGCCAGAAGGATCTGACCCAGGTGAAGCCCACACAGCACATGGCCAAGAATGTGCCGCCCATGCCGCGCAACCAGGTGGATCGTGTGAACGCCAGCCTGGGCCAACTGCTGGTCTACAAAGTGCCAGCGGATACCTTCTACGATGCCAATGATAACCAGCTGACCCTGACTTTGAAGACCAGGGATCACATGGAACTGAGCCCACGCCACTGGCTGCAGTTCGACTCCAAGAACGAGGAGTTCTATGGCATCCCCAAAAGCGGCGACATTGGTTCCGAGGAGTATCTCCTCGTGGCCGAGGACAGTGGCGGTTTGAGTGCCCACGATGCCCTGGTCGTGGTGGTCAGTCCCGCTCCCAAGCGTGAGTTCGGGTTCTTCTTCAAGGCCTATCTATCCATCAGGCACGAGCGATTCAATGCCGAGCTGCAGCGAAAGTTTGTGGAGCGGGTGGCCAAGCTGAATGGCGATGCCACCACCGGACAGATCCAGATCCGCTCCATAACCACGCACCACGACTCCGATGGCACCATTGTGAACTTCTACAATACGACGCTGTACAAGAAGCACAACAGCTGTCGGGAGAAGGAGGTGGCCGCCACCAGGAGTGTCTACCTGAACAGCGACCACAGCTTGAGGGAGGCGGCTAAGCGGGCTTTGGGTCCCGAGCTGAATCTGACCAACTTTTCAGTGGTGCCTTTCAGTAATTGCCATCGTAAGTTTTGCTTCTTAGCTCTCTCCGTAAGATTCTCTCTGAAGATTAGCCTATTACAGATCCCGAGAACATGGACACCAATCAGCTGGACTACATACCCAGCCGCCCCGAGGAGCCTACCCACAAGTCCTCTTTCGGCGAGGATTACATGATTACCTACGTGCTGCCCATCGCGATTATTATTGTGATGCTGGTCATTGCCTCTATCATCGCCTGCTGCCTGCACTGGTGTCGCCATAGAAGCGGCAAAATGGAGCTAGGTAGGCCTACTCATATGACTCATTGAAAATAACACTCCCTCTTTGACACAATGGATCTCTCGATTTGCTTTTTAGGCGATGAAGAGGAGCGCAAGTCCTTCCGTGCCAAGGGTATTCCAGTCATCTTCCAGGACGAGTACGAGGAGAAGCCTGAGATCGGCAACAAGAGCCCCGTCATTTTGAAGGACGAGAAGCCCCCGCTGCTGCCCCCATCGTACAATACCTCAAACATGAACGGTgcgtttaaatataaataagtatCCTTGGAGAGGGCATTATAATTTAAGTTAGAAGACACCTATTGatgtaaatgtaaattaaatttccttCACCagcgtttgtccgtccgtataTTCTTTTGTCCGTTATTGAcctatttttaagaataatcatttttttaatgtaccagaatttgaattttatttggaATACATCGGGtggctatattatatagctatttttaatatttcaaaattacgaACTTATCAAAACAATacttacaaattaaaaagtgctACAACCATTGATTACTTCTTTTAACTGAATAAACTTTGGCTTTCCGAAGTTAAgtttctttcttctttttaCATACATACTTAATATCTATTTAATTTGTACACATTTTAGGCGACAACGATGTGGATGACTATGTGCCACCGCCGTCAGTGGTCGTTGGCGGCCGGGAGGTGCGCGGCAAGTCCCCTGCCACGCCCTCATACCGCAAGCCCCCGCCATATGTGTCGCCATAAATCAGTGTCAAGAGCAGCGGCGAAATGCAGCAAGGCAGCAGCAAGCCTGCAATCCAGAATggaagcaacagcaacaataataacaatcgCATCGTATTAACCACACAATctatatagatatatacatattgaTATATATGTAACCGATTTTGGCACAAGTTATATGCAACTAAGCGAACTCTTTTGTATATATCCAAGTGCAAATTGGTTTCTTTGGACATTGTACTCGAATTGAAGGGTGAAACGGACCCCGACCGAGAAGTATTCGCCAAGTCGATGGAGTTTTTTGGATAACCTTTTGTATTAGCCGAGAATGGAGAAATAATCACTGAACGATTTAAGTGCTAACAACTGGCAAACATACACACACTCAAGCTTATCGAGAATCGAGAACCACTAACACAAAACGATGAACTATGCtgcatattatttatttagtatgtACTCTAATTTATATGTAAACCACGCGAACACAAACACATCCACAAGGAGGACACAAAAGGAGTTAAGAAGGCAAAGGTCTTATGACATTATCTGGATTTTTGATTAACTGACAGGGCTTTATTACAGAAGTCATGGCAACAAAAtatgatttaatattttaattcataATATGTTGTTAAGACATGGACCCTTTGTTCTTTagattgtttttaaaataaatccagTTAGTCATAAATCGAGCTAGTGTCATAAGGCCTCAAGCACTAGAGCTTGCAAAGCACACACATATACGAGCCCATTTTAAGCATAGCATTTAAAACTCTTTGTACTAATTAAGCTGAAAGTGAGACAAAAAGGACGACATGTCCTTTGTCCGGACTTTTGGGCTGCTATTTATACTTTCGGCTTGATTTGCTCAAGCTGAATTGTTTGCATGTTCGATGTAATTTCACCAGAAACAGCTGGTATATTTCGATCAAAGGATTAGGAAACCTCCAAGGCAGGCTTAGTACTTGCAACTGGTTGGTTTCCAatatagtttagttttttagtggtttttctaTCGGCAACCCAGAGAGAGCGCCGGCTGAAGGACATGTCCAGGAGCTTTgattatttaacattttaagaaGCAATCAGACCCACAATAGAGCTGCCAATAATCCAGGTGCGACGGCCGGATCGCATTAGCCGTATTACCAAACTATTCCTAATTGCCCACAAGTGCTTCCCACAGACAGACAAACCAACAAGAACCACAACAACAGACCATATCCACCAAACACTCAAACAAAACAACACAacacacaaatatttatacgAAAATTGATTACTTAAAGTAGGACTTagttttaaatgatttttacaCATGCTCCCCTTGGATTATTCTACCTATGAAATGTATGAAATTAGTTGTAGCTCTGCTAGTTGGGCAGTACTTACTACGCTACCAACCGTCCCTTCTCCCCGAATCAAACTAATACGTAGTGCGTAAACATTGATTTTATATGGAAGTATATACACACCTATATAGGAGGTCCAGGCCCTAAGTTAGAGCAATAATTGCATGATGGGAAATTGAATTACTTTACAAAACTCGGACGCGCTGATTTTGTCGTGTAAAAACGTACACGCAAGTGCTACGTAATTGCCTATTAAACTAAGTATAATTAACTAATTTGTCTATTTGCATAAGCTCAGCCGCTgcattatttacattttgtaatttgtaatAGCGCCaacagcaataacaacaacggtatcaatttattttgaataaaaaaatgccAAAGATACGATTTTcagttttattatttgccattttttaCTACACTGCCAttacagcacacacacagacacaaaAGTAAGTAGAGACCTAAACAATTTGAATATATctaaatcaaatataaaatcgtgcaattttgtgaaaaataattgtcGCGTCAGCCAAGCCcgatgcaaattaaattaatatattcaaTACGAAAATAAGGGAAACTACTGTATATTTCAATGCAAACCATGTACTAATGCAATCTGTTTGCCATTTGATTGGCTTAAATTGAGCGAGTTGTACCCTccacaaacaacaaaaagaaaaacacatacaataattataataattattgaaGATAACTAAACGTGAATATAGGTATGCCATCCGTATACGATGTGTGCATGTGCGGATTCACGGATtctaataaacatttatatatattttgatacaAAGAAGccgagttttattttaattgctcCATCTCAGCTTGCACATTCCATTAGTGATACACATAATTTgggaaaaattcaatttatggaAATTCCTTAACAAATTATGGAATCAAAGCGAGCCGGAAGCGGGGGAGGGGGTGATGGGGTGGCCGTTGGTGCAAGGGAAAAAAGTCGAATCAAAAGCATCGCCATAATGAAGtaatacaaatttgtttttcctgtTGCTCTTGCCGCCTAATAAAGACATCCCTCCCCGACCCACCCCCAACCaacccaaccacccactccTGTCGCAAGCTATTGATTCCCGTTACTTTGACAACCGATACTCGCCGGATGctggcacacacactcgcacatcCGGCGCACATATTTGCTTGGCTTCGTTGACGCCAGCGGATACTGTCTATCATGTGTGTGTTTGAGGgggtgcactgggagaaaattGGGGGCTTAaattaaagatcataaagttaaaaaatataacgtTCTGGAACAGAGCTAACAGTTTTTAAATACTTCCAaaagatttaataatttaaaataaacatattttagtgATACTTTCAATCCTTTGAAGAATTCTTTATAGTTATAGTCTGTATGTCCCTGTATCATGTAATCATATCAATGATCCTTGGATATATCCACCATATTTTATAGCATACTTATATGAGCCACTTATTACTctagttatttttattatttgtaaaatataatatcaaattaataactttataataataaaaaataatacaaaattctGGAAATCTTTTGTTAATAGTTAACATTTTATCAGTATATTTATGCAAAGAACGCTAAAAAATCCTTAAACCAGAGTTATAGTCTCCCTATTAAGCGATTAATATATTTGTTGTTCGAATATAAAGCACTAGAGCATTCTACGGGGTTCttctttttaataagttattattatttacctaaACAACTCTAAAATGATCCACAATCTTTGTTATCTAGTTACAGCCGTAGCTATTAGTAGGTATGTTTAAGTGGTACGACTTTTCTCAGAACTCGAAGGATGTTTTCCTTAGCAGAGCTTGTTTTTCTTACTTCTCAGAAAAGTTCTTAACTGTCTACCCAATATGGTGTgtagttaaattaaaaataaaacagtgAAGAGATTTCTTTTCCATATAATTGCtctataattataaaatggcCTTCTACCTATGTAACAAAAAAGGCAATAAGGGATTTTACATTTCTAGGAATCACCCGTTCCTTGAGCTTGGTTCATGAGAATTTTTCTCCGTGTAAGGACACATGGCGGAGGTGGCTGGCAGTGTTTTTGCTGTTGCCGCTAcggttattgttattattatgtaATGCAGTCATTTAATTGGTAACAAATTGTATTGTTTGGCTTGGCCTGGCTGCGGGCGAAACGACATTTCTTGCTTGTTTCGTTTGTACGCTTTTACGACTTTCCTAGGAAACGTAAATGGGAGCAGCCCCATACCCTCTCCtccacgtgtgtgtgtgtgtggagcACCCAGGGTGTTCTTACGGCCATAGCTTTAATGCCACCCCCAGGACATGCCCCCCCCCGACAGCCCACCCCCACCTCACACCTGCTGCGACTTTTTCCCAGCAGCggtgggaaaacaaaaaacttttgttatACGGCGAATGTTTGGTTTTTAAACTTTGCATGCCGGAATCATTTGTGCCCCGAGGTTTAACTTTGCAGCTCGGATTCTGTAAATGCAAAATATGTGGGCAAAATGTCCATATGACCTGTAATTAAAAAGTCAAACCACCGAAACAACAACAGTAATGCTTAAAATAATGCAACTTGCACAACTAGATTAGTTACATTGGCAAAAACAGCAGTTTTACGCTTTGACTGCACTTGTTTTTATGGCTTGCTACTTTTGGTGGTATCTGTAGGGGCAATTTCGGAACACCTGAAGAATCTCTTTACTTAATTCAGCTCAATTTGTCatataaacaactttttacTATCTTATTTTCTGTATAATGCATGAATTGAATACTATTTTCTTTGTACCAAGtacataaattatattatattatttcttccatatcattttaaatttttatttcaattagccAATCCGTAAAAGTGACTCACAATTATCTTATatcttttacaaaaataaaaaataacaaaaaccattaGGTACTCCTTTAAATTTATAGTTCggctatataaatattatcttattTCCTGTAGAAAGCAcgcatttatttatgtttaatatgTAAAAAGGACATACATATGCTTCTAATTACACAATTCGGTTGTATAACTAGATTCGGTTTCATTTGCTGGAACTCGCTGCTTTCTCCAGGGGCGGGGTCCTTTATCACTGGCCGAGCAGCTGCTGACATCGGGGTCCTTTTCCTTTTCGTTGCCATAACGCTCATTATCGCCATTTGACCCCACCCCAATGCGAAAGCAACTTTCCCCGTCATCGCTGACAGCCTTTTGGCCCGAACTGCGACACTGGCCATAATCATTTTCGGCCCTTTTGCGTTTTGAGTTACCAAACAACAACGGCCGAGCGTATAATTAACTTATAATCTTACATGCTGCTGGATAGATAGATGCAGCAGTGTTTGTAGGAATAAATCCTTAGGGCGAAAGTATGGAATCTCTGTACCACACGTGCTGCAAAACAGAAACCCATCTCCAGAGGTACGTGCGATTTCGGTTGGCTTTTGTCTCTGGACTTGTGGCCAACACAATAGGGCCACGACCAAGAACCACGTTCTTTTGTTTCCTGTCGAAGCACTGTTCGTTGTCCCAGCAAAGAGTTGGATATTTTCCTTAGATCTCAGGATTTGGTAGGCCCACACCCCCTTTGGAATCCTTCCGTTTCGCAACAAGTTTAAATTACATCAAAAGTGAAATCAACACCTTATCACCATCGCCCAGCCCCCACCCCAAAGGAGCCGTCACCAAGTCAGTGCAAGCATTCAGGATAGGATGAAGATGTGGCATCAGCAAATTGAGATTAATCACAAAACAAACCCGGGGCGAAAAGCTCAAAAGGTGACAAATGCCGGAACAAACAGCACCGGGAACGTTACAAATCGAAGTGAAATATTTGTAATGCCCGGCAAGACCCGTGATTTGTATGTGTCCACATGTCGGGTGAGGACTACACCTAGGTATAgtacatatacattttatacacATTTAAGTTTCCTGCAATTGAAGAACAGGGGAGTGTGGCAATCGTTTGAGCGGTCCTGCCAGGACACAAATCAATTATGTTGCCACGGGACAAAGGCGAGAGCGTCGAAAAAATAATGGCAATACAAAAATGGAGGAGGACCGTGGCTTCGGAAAGGAACAATGGCCAACATTGGCAACCTGCTGCGCTAATGCCGGTCTCAGACAAACAAACCCCCCGCCGAAACCTCTGCTTCCACCGCCTCGAAAGCAAGCACAGTGAGAGATTAGGTCGAGGTTTTTGTAGGATATTTCAATAGGGATAAGGCGCTGCTGCTTTTTTTTAAGGGCGCTATAAGCAGGAACTTGTGATAATTGCGGAATTAGCCGTGATTCTCAATTGTGGGCTTTAAAGGATGGATGtct is part of the Drosophila biarmipes strain raj3 chromosome 2R, RU_DBia_V1.1, whole genome shotgun sequence genome and encodes:
- the LOC108036449 gene encoding uncharacterized protein LOC108036449 isoform X4 encodes the protein MRLSPCLSVVSGNLPALLLLLVASVALVLAERDFNVNDSQVPVIEPKDVPAYKQDPYVTELMSCQNTPSEIVLSLLLKKHDWSELTATKRAHVQAKLAKFFAIPKEFISLDSVSKRELKSMHKLAMRKGGKGNKNIETLNRRLGRASFMIGCGPSYFVMGEPIAKQIAHQMKDGTIGALTEENFGLWFIWRKELKSRSNRKRRQSEGSGADEDDYDYGDDDDEVSSEPPTEVPPVATHAHRHHHGASEVSMLEKIVSPDAPVSVSSEAPLIPNVEEEIEESVSKLESVISKTIENTKNIKELTVLGDPEEDEEEVELQQLGVPMAVEILPEEGTTRATEMVNPAYLEENGNQVDARPQAASELDSLATPTPTPSVSAPETQKPFSPYDAISSVSSSSSSSVASAGEAGVDASSVPPPHPPLPTDLPTEQDSTSASVSSSSPPPSSSHSPSSPPSLATQPTTSSSTTATISTTTATSTATTTSTTTTLSESPKEGEAEPDAISSSSNNSLANNEQSTPATPSSSLASTTASTPESSSSSTFVSPDYVEPQPEENSPPIIKTRLQKLAVTSGKAFTFHVLPDTFFDAEDQGNLRLALTDKDGHELKANSWLQFNADKRELYGLPLDDTVSRWQYRLSATDSGNASVTETVEISVQQHRAVRTINHEVSIVVRINEKPGHNIDWQLKLINAVARTLDDSSNSAVVVREIRQTPHDPHSATFVYFNETLPTAECPEKELHDIVQRLDAQRLSDLVQPQLGIKSITGQLIGSCQKDLTQVKPTQHMAKNVPPMPRNQVDRVNASLGQLLVYKVPADTFYDANDNQLTLTLKTRDHMELSPRHWLQFDSKNEEFYGIPKSGDIGSEEYLLVAEDSGGLSAHDALVVVVSPAPKREFGFFFKAYLSIRHERFNAELQRKFVERVAKLNGDATTGQIQIRSITTHHDSDGTIVNFYNTTLYKKHNSCREKEVAATRSVYLNSDHSLREAAKRALGPELNLTNFSVVPFSNCHHPENMDTNQLDYIPSRPEEPTHKSSFGEDYMITYVLPIAIIIVMLVIASIIACCLHWCRHRSGKMELGDEEERKSFRAKGIPVIFQDEYEEKPEIGNKSPVILKDEKPPLLPPSYNTSNMNGDNDVDDYVPPPSVVVGGREVRGKSPATPSYRKPPPYVSP